A single window of Pradoshia eiseniae DNA harbors:
- the galU gene encoding UTP--glucose-1-phosphate uridylyltransferase GalU: MRKVRKAIIPAAGLGTRFLPATKAMPKEMLPIVDKPTIQYIVEEAIGSGIEDIIIVTGKGKRAIEDHFDNAFELETNLEQQQKYDLLEKVQAPSKVDIHYIRQKEPKGLGHAIWCARKFIGDEPFAVLLGDDLVVAETPSLQQLIEQYNKTLSSIIGVQHVPDTETHRYGIIDPGKQRANRLYEVHDFIEKPAPDKAPSNLAILGRYILMPEIFMFLENQRPGAGGEIQLTDAIQKLNEIQRVFAYEFEGTRYDVGEKIGFIKTTIEFALKNSELRDDVLDFMKEKLARGEEKNNV; the protein is encoded by the coding sequence ATGAGGAAGGTCAGAAAAGCCATTATACCGGCAGCTGGCTTAGGGACGCGATTTTTGCCGGCCACTAAGGCGATGCCGAAGGAAATGCTGCCAATCGTTGATAAGCCAACCATACAATATATCGTTGAAGAGGCGATTGGCTCTGGAATCGAGGACATCATTATTGTGACAGGTAAGGGCAAACGGGCGATTGAGGATCATTTTGACAATGCTTTTGAGCTTGAGACAAACCTTGAGCAACAACAGAAATATGATTTGCTCGAGAAAGTTCAAGCTCCATCAAAGGTTGATATTCATTATATTCGGCAAAAGGAACCAAAGGGGTTGGGCCATGCGATTTGGTGTGCACGTAAATTTATCGGGGATGAACCGTTTGCCGTCCTGCTCGGTGATGACCTGGTCGTGGCAGAAACCCCATCCCTGCAACAATTAATCGAACAATACAACAAGACTCTGTCATCGATCATTGGCGTTCAGCATGTACCTGATACGGAAACCCATCGCTACGGAATTATTGACCCGGGGAAACAACGGGCAAATCGCCTGTATGAAGTACATGATTTTATCGAAAAACCTGCCCCAGATAAGGCGCCGTCTAATCTAGCTATCCTAGGACGGTATATTTTGATGCCTGAGATCTTTATGTTCCTTGAGAATCAGCGGCCTGGAGCGGGAGGCGAGATTCAATTGACCGATGCGATTCAAAAACTCAATGAAATCCAGCGTGTGTTTGCCTATGAATTTGAAGGAACACGCTATGATGTCGGCGAGAAGATTGGATTCATCAAGACGACGATTGAATTTGCCTTAAAGAATTCGGAATTGCGAGATGATGTCCTGGATTTCATGAAAGAAAAATTGGCACGGGGCGAAGAAAAGAATAACGTGTAA
- a CDS encoding ring-cleaving dioxygenase, translating into MFKTMGIHHISAIVGNPQENLDFYSGILGLRLVKKTVNFDDPGTYHLYFGNDKGSPGTIMTFFPWNKGFKGRIGTGQVGVTSFAIPPGSMAFWEERFQTYHVSFKKTVRFGETYIAFEDPHGLQLELVERDNGAHSDWSFNGVSPETGIKGFAGAILLTSSPGHTMGLIKNGLGLAAVGKEGDYVRYRSEAEFGNVIDVDVSEHERGRMGTGTVHHIAWRAADNEEQGLAREFLINKGYAVTSVKDRKYFQAIYFKEHGDILFEIATDPPGFLIDEEAGHLGETLMLPDEYESMRREIERNLMKIYVREING; encoded by the coding sequence ATGTTCAAGACAATGGGCATACATCACATTTCAGCCATCGTTGGCAATCCGCAGGAGAACCTGGACTTTTACAGCGGAATCCTCGGGCTGCGTCTAGTTAAAAAAACCGTAAACTTCGATGATCCTGGCACGTATCATCTTTATTTTGGCAATGATAAAGGATCTCCCGGAACCATTATGACATTCTTTCCATGGAATAAAGGATTTAAAGGGCGTATTGGAACAGGGCAGGTCGGTGTAACAAGCTTCGCTATTCCTCCGGGATCCATGGCATTCTGGGAAGAACGGTTTCAAACCTATCACGTTTCTTTCAAGAAAACTGTACGATTCGGGGAAACGTATATCGCCTTTGAAGACCCGCACGGCCTTCAGCTTGAATTAGTCGAACGCGATAATGGCGCTCACTCGGATTGGTCTTTTAATGGGGTAAGCCCTGAGACAGGAATCAAAGGGTTCGCCGGAGCCATTCTCCTAACAAGCTCCCCTGGCCATACGATGGGATTGATTAAGAATGGGCTGGGGTTAGCGGCAGTCGGGAAGGAAGGAGATTATGTCCGGTACCGAAGTGAAGCGGAATTTGGAAACGTCATCGATGTGGATGTATCTGAACATGAGCGGGGAAGGATGGGAACGGGTACGGTGCATCATATTGCCTGGCGGGCAGCAGACAATGAGGAGCAGGGTCTAGCTCGTGAGTTTCTTATCAATAAAGGCTATGCGGTGACATCAGTGAAAGACAGAAAGTATTTTCAGGCTATTTATTTCAAGGAGCATGGCGATATCCTTTTTGAGATAGCGACTGACCCTCCTGGGTTTTTGATTGATGAGGAGGCAGGTCACCTTGGGGAGACCTTGATGCTCCCTGATGAATATGAATCCATGAGACGAGAGATTGAGCGAAATTTAATGAAAATATATGTGCGGGAAATTAATGGATAA
- the wrbA gene encoding NAD(P)H:quinone oxidoreductase, with the protein MPIKLAIIYYSVGGTNYQLAKWAEEAGIDAGAEVKVMKVPELAPQSVIDANKDWKAFLESTKEVPEVRLDDLEWADAIIFSVPTRFGNMPSQMKQFLDTTGGLWFNGKLVNKVVSAMSSAQNQHGGQEATILSLYTTMYHWGAIVATPGYADPSIYKAGGNPYGTSVTVGQDGKMVEDVEAAVKYQAKRTLTVAEWVKKGNE; encoded by the coding sequence ATGCCTATTAAACTAGCCATCATTTATTACAGTGTCGGCGGAACCAATTATCAGCTGGCCAAATGGGCTGAAGAAGCGGGAATAGACGCTGGGGCTGAAGTGAAAGTCATGAAGGTGCCAGAGCTTGCCCCGCAATCCGTCATTGACGCCAATAAGGATTGGAAGGCGTTTTTGGAATCCACCAAGGAAGTGCCGGAAGTCAGATTAGATGATCTTGAATGGGCAGATGCGATTATCTTTAGCGTGCCAACCCGATTTGGCAATATGCCATCCCAAATGAAGCAATTCCTCGATACGACAGGAGGGCTTTGGTTCAACGGCAAGCTTGTCAATAAGGTAGTAAGTGCCATGTCGTCAGCTCAGAACCAGCATGGCGGCCAGGAGGCAACCATACTCTCCTTATACACAACGATGTACCATTGGGGAGCGATTGTCGCGACACCAGGGTATGCAGACCCTTCCATTTATAAGGCGGGAGGCAATCCATATGGAACAAGTGTGACGGTAGGACAGGATGGCAAAATGGTCGAGGATGTTGAAGCAGCGGTGAAGTATCAGGCAAAACGCACACTTACTGTTGCCGAATGGGTGAAAAAAGGTAACGAATAA
- a CDS encoding exonuclease domain-containing protein encodes MGMNDFIQFFRGMGGKISSNVLAGMQGQTSAQSISFLRQLEKEVRQKDDLSCPLHELEVVVFDIETTGFYPDKGDKIISIGAVKMKGTAFSDEETFYSLIKNEDSIPPEIAALTNITDEQLRDSPEAHEVLLKFYQYISSRILIAHHSKHEQSFMQKVTWDLMKKRFQHRIIDTSFLTNLFNPVSQTQPLERLCEECGINTAGRHHALGDAVMTGHLWAHYLQMALDAGYRNLGDVYSEIAKQR; translated from the coding sequence ATGGGAATGAATGATTTTATCCAGTTTTTCAGAGGAATGGGAGGGAAAATCAGCTCAAATGTCTTAGCCGGCATGCAAGGGCAGACATCAGCGCAAAGCATTTCCTTTCTTCGCCAGCTCGAAAAGGAGGTTCGCCAAAAGGATGACCTCAGTTGTCCCCTTCATGAATTGGAAGTCGTCGTCTTCGACATAGAAACGACCGGATTCTACCCGGATAAAGGGGATAAAATTATCTCCATTGGAGCGGTTAAAATGAAAGGAACGGCATTCAGCGACGAGGAGACATTCTATTCCTTAATCAAAAATGAGGATTCCATCCCTCCAGAAATAGCCGCGCTGACGAATATCACTGATGAACAATTGAGAGATTCGCCTGAGGCTCATGAAGTCCTCCTGAAATTCTATCAATACATTTCATCGAGAATCCTGATTGCCCATCATTCCAAGCATGAACAATCCTTCATGCAAAAAGTCACATGGGATCTGATGAAAAAGAGATTCCAGCATAGAATCATTGACACTTCCTTTTTAACGAACCTCTTTAATCCCGTCTCACAAACACAGCCGCTTGAACGGTTATGCGAGGAGTGCGGCATAAACACCGCTGGGCGCCACCACGCACTCGGAGATGCAGTTATGACCGGCCATTTATGGGCTCATTATCTGCAAATGGCTTTGGATGCCGGCTATAGAAATCTCGGGGATGTGTACAGTGAAATCGCCAAACAAAGATGA
- a CDS encoding DUF294 nucleotidyltransferase-like domain-containing protein produces MSTVPWHYMDIRDYRNQKMKIPPSDSIILNEWHDDIMRRAVHQSLELHASSNGPPPSSFCFFVMGSAGRQEQGIWSDQDHGIIYEQNTEEAKQYFVSLGEEISNGLAITGYRLCDGKVMASNPFWCRSLAEWKGQVDEWTNEDSWESIRYLLTFLDGRCLVGQEAYIEDVKRTAYRFIHEKHLINRILENTMHAKKAVNMLGQFLVETHGTYTGLLNIKETGLFPYVNAGRLLAISGNLMATSTRLRLQELPPSVLNEENKEKFSRQFLKLQKYRLLYGDHTDYESGHYIYIDRLSKAERKELKDLIKDGQQLNEYVRKFAKKEGHHGNE; encoded by the coding sequence ATGTCCACTGTTCCTTGGCATTACATGGATATTCGCGACTATAGGAATCAAAAAATGAAAATACCGCCCTCCGACTCGATCATTCTCAATGAATGGCATGATGACATTATGAGGCGAGCTGTGCATCAATCGCTTGAACTTCATGCTTCATCTAACGGTCCTCCCCCCTCCTCCTTCTGCTTCTTTGTCATGGGAAGTGCCGGCCGCCAGGAGCAAGGGATTTGGAGTGACCAAGACCACGGAATCATTTATGAACAAAATACCGAGGAAGCCAAACAATATTTCGTTTCTTTAGGTGAAGAAATCTCTAATGGGCTAGCGATTACAGGATATCGGTTATGCGATGGAAAGGTGATGGCAAGCAACCCTTTTTGGTGCCGCTCCTTAGCAGAATGGAAAGGGCAAGTCGATGAATGGACAAATGAGGATTCTTGGGAATCCATTCGCTATCTATTAACGTTTCTCGACGGGCGATGCCTTGTCGGGCAAGAGGCTTATATCGAGGATGTGAAAAGGACGGCATATCGTTTCATTCATGAGAAGCATCTAATCAACCGTATCCTAGAGAATACGATGCATGCAAAAAAAGCCGTCAATATGCTGGGGCAATTTCTCGTCGAGACACATGGGACCTATACCGGTCTATTAAACATAAAGGAAACTGGTTTATTCCCCTATGTCAATGCAGGCAGGCTGCTCGCCATTTCCGGGAACTTGATGGCCACCTCTACCCGCCTGCGACTGCAGGAGCTTCCCCCTTCCGTCCTGAACGAGGAGAATAAGGAGAAGTTCAGCAGGCAATTTTTGAAGCTTCAGAAATATCGTCTCCTCTATGGAGATCATACCGATTATGAATCAGGTCATTACATATATATCGATCGCCTATCAAAGGCTGAAAGGAAAGAATTGAAAGACCTCATTAAGGATGGACAGCAATTGAATGAGTATGTACGGAAATTCGCTAAAAAGGAGGGACACCATGGGAATGAATGA
- a CDS encoding ammonium transporter: MEDTLYLMNSLWIMISAILVILMIGGFILLETGSTRMKNAGHIAGKTILTFGISSIVFWAVGYGLIFGDGGGLSKFIGLSDFFYSGAEAEGAAYNGSVFFVFQTAFAGIAMTIAFGGFAERAKMSVYLVFAVLFAVLVYPPIAHWIWGGGWLAEHGKQDFAGSTVVHLTGAMAALAATILLKPRIGKFNKDGSANNLYGHNQVYTALSVLLLWVGWFGFNAGSTVSVDAGFFGFVALNTNLAAAAGTVAAMMISWIVLGKADVSMMLNGALAGLVAITASCAFVDTWGALIIGFVAGILVFYSIRFFEARKIDDPIYALSVHGAAGIWGTLSTGFFATTELASVGKPGLFYGGGFEQLGVQALGVAVCGAFAFIVSYGILYIMKSVMGGLRVTEEEEIMGLDMSEHGVYGYPEMLKSDSTTAPSGKTTSVI, from the coding sequence ATGGAAGATACTTTATATTTAATGAACAGCCTCTGGATTATGATTTCAGCAATTTTAGTTATTTTAATGATTGGGGGCTTCATCCTGCTGGAGACAGGCTCCACCCGAATGAAGAACGCCGGACATATCGCCGGTAAAACGATACTCACATTCGGCATATCCTCCATTGTCTTCTGGGCAGTAGGATATGGATTGATTTTTGGAGATGGTGGCGGACTAAGTAAGTTTATTGGCTTATCTGACTTTTTCTATTCCGGAGCGGAGGCTGAAGGTGCCGCCTATAACGGGTCTGTATTCTTTGTTTTCCAAACAGCGTTTGCTGGAATTGCCATGACAATTGCTTTCGGCGGATTTGCTGAAAGAGCGAAGATGAGCGTCTATCTCGTATTCGCCGTTTTATTCGCCGTATTGGTTTACCCGCCAATCGCTCATTGGATTTGGGGCGGCGGCTGGTTAGCTGAACACGGGAAACAAGACTTTGCTGGCTCAACAGTCGTTCACTTAACTGGTGCGATGGCAGCCTTAGCTGCAACCATCCTCTTGAAGCCACGGATCGGCAAATTCAACAAAGATGGCTCTGCCAATAACCTGTATGGACATAACCAAGTGTACACTGCGCTTAGCGTCTTGCTTTTATGGGTTGGCTGGTTTGGCTTCAATGCCGGCAGCACGGTCTCTGTCGATGCCGGATTCTTCGGGTTTGTTGCTTTGAATACGAATCTCGCTGCTGCTGCAGGAACCGTTGCCGCGATGATGATTTCCTGGATTGTACTTGGCAAGGCAGATGTATCCATGATGCTAAACGGCGCATTGGCCGGTTTGGTTGCTATCACTGCTTCCTGTGCCTTCGTTGACACATGGGGTGCCCTCATCATTGGTTTCGTTGCTGGAATTCTCGTATTCTATAGCATCCGTTTCTTTGAAGCTCGCAAGATTGACGATCCTATCTATGCCCTTTCCGTTCACGGTGCTGCCGGAATCTGGGGTACATTATCTACTGGTTTCTTCGCCACAACTGAACTGGCTTCAGTCGGAAAACCAGGTCTATTCTACGGCGGCGGCTTTGAACAATTAGGCGTGCAGGCACTGGGAGTCGCAGTTTGCGGCGCATTTGCCTTCATCGTCTCCTACGGAATCTTGTACATTATGAAATCCGTCATGGGCGGACTTCGCGTAACAGAGGAAGAAGAAATCATGGGTCTTGATATGAGTGAGCATGGTGTCTATGGTTACCCGGAAATGCTGAAATCAGATTCAACCACTGCTCCTTCTGGCAAAACGACTTCCGTTATCTAG
- a CDS encoding MerR family transcriptional regulator, which produces MTQESSYKDKKVITIGVVRELTGLTERQIRYYEERKLIFPSRTSGGSRKYSFTDIELLMEIAEKIEDGVQTFEIRQEMIREKKKEDAAALRKKMLQGQINAQFGIRKI; this is translated from the coding sequence ATGACACAGGAGTCTTCCTATAAGGACAAAAAGGTCATAACAATAGGTGTAGTCAGAGAACTGACCGGATTGACAGAGAGGCAAATCCGATATTATGAAGAACGGAAATTGATATTTCCGAGTCGGACCTCCGGGGGAAGCAGGAAATACTCCTTCACCGATATCGAGCTGCTTATGGAAATAGCCGAGAAAATTGAGGATGGTGTCCAAACCTTCGAGATTCGCCAAGAAATGATCCGGGAGAAGAAAAAGGAGGATGCCGCTGCCCTGCGCAAGAAGATGCTACAAGGACAAATCAACGCTCAATTTGGAATCCGAAAGATATAG
- a CDS encoding MerR family transcriptional regulator produces the protein MTSFKEKKVISIGIVSELTGLTLRKIRYYEERGLLAPGRTEKGVRKYSFADVETLMKIAEKREEGVQTAEIKEKLTKESNRRKIRDEMIKGQINAQFRMRK, from the coding sequence ATGACATCATTTAAAGAGAAAAAAGTGATATCCATTGGAATTGTCAGTGAATTAACAGGTCTAACCCTTCGGAAAATCCGTTATTATGAGGAGCGGGGCCTGCTCGCTCCCGGCCGGACGGAAAAGGGAGTAAGAAAATATTCATTCGCAGATGTTGAAACCCTAATGAAGATTGCTGAGAAAAGAGAAGAAGGGGTACAAACAGCGGAGATTAAGGAAAAGTTAACGAAGGAGAGTAATCGCAGGAAAATCCGTGATGAAATGATTAAAGGACAGATTAACGCGCAGTTTCGGATGCGAAAGTGA
- a CDS encoding SDR family NAD(P)-dependent oxidoreductase, giving the protein MSKVVIITGAGSGLGQAVAIRLAQEKINIVAVDINEEGGRETVEMVKQSGVDAMFIKADVSKAEDVKNYVDQTVERFGTIDYFFNNAGISGSGSYFLDSKIEEIQQIVNINLMGALYGVRYVAEVMLKNGAGSIVNTASSAGVIGQDSVVTYSATKHGIIGLTKSMVAEYAKDGLRINAIAPGPTETPMVKAFYEANPSMKENATKGIPQKRLGTPEEVAELVAFLLTSKAQYINGEVIRIDGGFTNTK; this is encoded by the coding sequence ATGAGTAAAGTCGTCATTATTACCGGAGCAGGCAGCGGGCTAGGACAAGCGGTCGCCATCCGCTTAGCTCAGGAGAAAATAAACATCGTTGCGGTTGATATAAATGAAGAAGGAGGCCGTGAAACCGTCGAGATGGTAAAGCAATCTGGTGTTGACGCCATGTTTATCAAAGCGGATGTTTCTAAGGCAGAGGATGTAAAGAACTATGTGGACCAAACTGTAGAACGTTTTGGAACGATTGATTATTTCTTTAATAATGCTGGCATTTCCGGCAGCGGGTCCTATTTCCTCGATTCAAAGATCGAAGAGATTCAGCAAATCGTCAACATTAATCTGATGGGTGCTTTGTACGGTGTCCGATATGTTGCGGAAGTCATGCTTAAGAACGGTGCTGGTTCAATCGTCAATACAGCTTCAAGCGCCGGTGTCATCGGGCAGGATTCTGTAGTAACCTACTCCGCCACAAAGCATGGAATTATCGGATTAACAAAAAGCATGGTCGCTGAATATGCAAAGGATGGATTACGCATCAATGCTATTGCACCAGGTCCAACAGAAACACCAATGGTCAAAGCTTTTTATGAAGCAAACCCTTCAATGAAAGAGAACGCGACGAAAGGAATCCCGCAAAAAAGGCTTGGAACCCCTGAAGAGGTCGCAGAGCTGGTCGCATTCCTGCTTACATCAAAAGCACAATACATTAATGGTGAAGTCATTCGCATAGACGGAGGATTTACGAATACTAAATAA
- a CDS encoding threonine aldolase family protein, with protein MYSFKNDYCEGAHPALLKALVESNMQQEEGYGYDTFTKEAIRLLKEKIQNPDIDIHFLNGGTQTNLTAISAFLKPHHAVIAPHTGHIFVNEAGAIEATGHKVITVPGYNGKLKPEQVEAVLAAHPDEHTVRPKLVYISNPTELGTIYKKDELRALKEVCTKNNLYLYVDGARLGSALMSAENDMTLAEFAAYPDAFYIGGTKNGALMGEALIIQRDELKEDFRYSMKQKGAMLAKSRLLGIQFTELFKGHLFWDLADHANLMAQRLQDGLAANGVTFLVQASTNQLFPVLSDQLIEELQKKYSFYIWQRVNEKTSAIRLITSWATREEKVDQFIADVKAIKNRIEKKQTSFA; from the coding sequence ATGTATAGTTTTAAAAATGATTATTGTGAAGGTGCCCATCCGGCTTTATTGAAAGCATTAGTGGAATCGAATATGCAACAAGAAGAAGGCTATGGGTATGATACTTTTACGAAGGAAGCCATCCGGCTGTTAAAGGAAAAAATCCAAAATCCTGATATAGATATTCATTTTCTCAATGGCGGTACACAGACAAATCTTACGGCGATTTCCGCCTTCTTAAAGCCCCATCACGCGGTGATTGCTCCGCATACGGGACATATATTTGTCAATGAAGCGGGAGCAATTGAAGCGACAGGGCATAAGGTCATAACCGTTCCGGGGTATAACGGAAAGCTTAAGCCTGAACAAGTGGAAGCGGTATTGGCCGCCCATCCTGATGAACATACCGTGAGACCGAAGCTCGTCTATATCTCCAATCCGACAGAGCTAGGGACCATTTATAAAAAAGATGAATTACGAGCTTTGAAAGAGGTTTGCACGAAAAATAATCTCTATTTGTATGTGGATGGCGCCCGACTTGGCTCGGCGCTTATGTCAGCTGAAAATGATATGACGCTCGCTGAATTTGCGGCATATCCTGATGCGTTCTATATCGGCGGGACGAAAAATGGAGCGCTAATGGGAGAGGCACTTATTATCCAGCGGGATGAATTAAAGGAAGATTTCCGTTATTCAATGAAGCAAAAAGGGGCCATGCTTGCGAAAAGCAGACTTCTCGGCATTCAGTTTACGGAATTGTTTAAAGGGCATCTTTTCTGGGATTTAGCCGATCATGCCAACCTGATGGCCCAAAGGCTGCAAGACGGATTAGCAGCTAATGGCGTAACCTTCTTGGTGCAAGCATCTACCAACCAGCTCTTCCCGGTTCTTTCCGATCAGCTGATTGAAGAGCTGCAAAAGAAATATTCATTCTATATTTGGCAACGAGTGAATGAGAAAACTTCCGCCATTCGCCTGATCACTTCATGGGCGACCAGAGAAGAGAAGGTGGACCAATTTATCGCGGACGTCAAGGCGATTAAAAACAGAATAGAGAAAAAACAAACGAGCTTTGCTTAA
- a CDS encoding amidohydrolase yields MKQLWFGGPIYTMEREMETVEAVLVENGFILDAGKLADLKDLADEEIDLKGAAMYPGFVDSHIHLLYQGEKLMRLDLSQAKSADEMLDMLREAAEKTPDGKWLFGDGWNENQFTDKRIPSLAELDAIHTGPMLLTRVCRHMTLANTAALKVGGINVHSIAPKGGEIGRDETGNLNGLLYDQAMNAVNDAQPKKGEEYLAYLTEALERAIRQLQSYGLTGVHTEDMDYFGPYQNPLTAFQRTVGKAHHFRVHLLRHNAVFEQMIKDKPQYDEPFIEPGAMKIFADGAFGGSTAALSSPYADNPETHGLLIHSDEELVRLVQLARAYDEAVAVHIIGDMAAEQVISVLEKYPVAAGKRDRLIHCSVLRPDLIERMKKLAVVLDLQPAFVPSDFPWVIDRLGSERLKWSYTCKTLINEGFICAAGTDAPVEDINPLWTIYAAVERKSPNQQHDGYIPEEKISRYEAIQMYTVGSAQAICKEHERGLIKRGYAADFSVFDRDLFAGTTEDMLKARAVKTVVDGRIVFQRL; encoded by the coding sequence ATGAAACAACTATGGTTTGGCGGCCCTATTTACACGATGGAGCGGGAGATGGAAACGGTCGAAGCTGTTCTGGTGGAAAACGGCTTCATCCTTGATGCTGGAAAGCTTGCTGATTTGAAAGACCTGGCGGATGAAGAGATCGATTTGAAAGGAGCCGCTATGTACCCAGGGTTTGTTGATAGTCATATTCACCTTCTCTATCAGGGAGAAAAGCTTATGAGGCTGGATCTATCACAGGCAAAGTCAGCAGATGAGATGCTTGATATGCTCAGGGAGGCAGCAGAGAAAACGCCTGATGGGAAATGGCTGTTTGGTGATGGCTGGAATGAGAATCAGTTTACTGATAAACGAATACCCTCCCTTGCTGAGCTTGATGCCATCCATACCGGCCCCATGCTATTAACACGTGTATGCCGCCATATGACTCTAGCAAATACGGCTGCCCTGAAAGTCGGCGGAATAAATGTACATAGCATCGCGCCTAAAGGCGGGGAGATTGGCCGCGATGAGACCGGCAACTTAAATGGGCTATTATATGATCAGGCAATGAATGCGGTGAATGATGCACAGCCCAAAAAAGGAGAAGAGTATCTTGCCTACTTAACGGAGGCGCTTGAGAGAGCCATCCGGCAGCTGCAGAGCTATGGGTTGACTGGTGTGCATACGGAGGATATGGATTATTTCGGTCCTTATCAAAACCCGCTTACCGCTTTCCAGCGGACAGTCGGGAAAGCTCATCATTTCAGGGTCCACTTGCTTAGGCATAATGCGGTCTTTGAGCAAATGATAAAGGATAAGCCTCAATATGATGAGCCTTTCATTGAACCGGGTGCGATGAAGATCTTTGCGGATGGTGCATTCGGAGGCTCTACGGCCGCCTTATCCAGTCCATATGCAGATAATCCAGAAACTCATGGACTTCTCATTCATTCGGATGAAGAGCTAGTGAGATTGGTTCAGCTGGCAAGGGCCTATGATGAGGCGGTCGCTGTCCATATCATTGGCGATATGGCTGCAGAGCAAGTGATCAGTGTCCTTGAGAAATACCCTGTTGCAGCAGGTAAACGTGATCGCCTCATCCATTGCAGCGTCCTTCGCCCAGACTTAATTGAGCGTATGAAAAAGCTCGCGGTCGTTTTAGACCTTCAGCCTGCCTTCGTTCCATCTGATTTCCCTTGGGTCATTGACCGCTTGGGCTCAGAAAGATTGAAATGGTCCTATACCTGCAAAACGCTCATCAACGAAGGGTTTATCTGTGCGGCAGGAACGGATGCCCCAGTGGAGGACATCAACCCGCTTTGGACCATTTATGCCGCTGTTGAACGGAAAAGTCCTAATCAGCAGCATGACGGTTATATTCCCGAAGAGAAAATCTCACGCTATGAAGCAATTCAAATGTACACGGTCGGTAGTGCCCAGGCTATTTGCAAGGAGCATGAACGAGGTTTAATCAAGCGGGGCTATGCAGCCGACTTCTCTGTTTTCGATCGGGATTTATTTGCGGGGACTACTGAAGATATGCTGAAG